A window from Fibrobacter sp. UWB11 encodes these proteins:
- a CDS encoding NAD(P)H-dependent oxidoreductase: MNNQITILLSHPNISNSMFNKHLVDINRKNPNFVFHHLDKNRVNGYFDLEAEKKLLKESKAIVWQFPIYWYNSPASLRDWQDQVMSPIVYSADNFLKGMPVRVVFTAGAAAEHYTHEGLNRYTAEEMLIPFEMTANAAGMKWFKPLGFYGCSPDTTKATLDKAAQEYEESLLELL; encoded by the coding sequence ATGAACAATCAAATCACAATTCTTCTATCGCATCCGAACATTTCTAACTCCATGTTCAACAAACACTTAGTGGATATCAACAGAAAAAATCCCAATTTTGTGTTTCACCACCTTGACAAAAATCGAGTTAATGGCTACTTCGACCTGGAAGCCGAAAAAAAATTGTTGAAGGAGTCCAAGGCTATTGTTTGGCAGTTCCCTATATATTGGTATAACTCCCCCGCCAGTTTGCGCGACTGGCAAGACCAAGTCATGAGCCCGATAGTCTACAGCGCGGACAACTTCTTGAAGGGCATGCCCGTACGCGTCGTATTTACCGCAGGCGCTGCCGCAGAACACTACACGCACGAAGGGCTTAACCGCTACACCGCCGAAGAAATGCTCATCCCGTTCGAGATGACAGCAAACGCCGCCGGCATGAAGTGGTTTAAACCGCTCGGATTCTACGGTTGCAGCCCGGATACGACAAAAGCCACCCTTGATAAGGCGGCCCAGGAATATGAAGAAAGTTTGTTAGAACTACTTTAG
- a CDS encoding anaerobic ribonucleoside triphosphate reductase: MIFTVKKRDGREMPFNIEKIADAVIKAFRASGELDEQIKASQAQMNLLGSDDLLTNVALKVAAEAVGHLESENKTKPDIEEIQDAVEKALTEGGYADTAKSYILYRAERTRVREVNTRLMQTLHDITFSSAKESDLKRENANIDGDTAMGTMLKYGSESAKHFYTMMMLKPEHSRAHMDGDIHIHDLDFYSLTMTCCQIDLIKLFKNGFNTGHGHLREPKDIRSYAALAAIAIQSNQNDQHGGQSVPNFDYAMANGVRITYRKAYLSNMVKALMLLTGKTEEEIQPVVKKLHGEMAEMGMVATLVPNEKFQTTEAHELSKTYDAETVKNAQKFAEKMAYEETDKATFQAMEAFVHNLNSMHSRAGAQTPFSSINYGMCTEPEARMVMKNLLLTTEEGLGGGETAIFPIQIFRVKDGINLNPGEPNYDLFKLACRVSAKRLFPNFSFQDAPYNLQYYKPGHPETEISYMGCRTRVIGNHYDPSREISYGRGNLSFTSINLPRIAIKMKSVDLFFKELDRMLQLVSDQLMERFAVQSRRKVKNFPFLMGQGVWIDSDKLGWEDTVGEVIKHGTLSIGFIGLAETLVMLTGKHHGESEASQELGLKIIGHMREFCDKESERLGLNFSLLATPAEGLSGRFVRMDKKKFGIIPGVTDRDYYTNSFHVPVYYKISAFKKLSLEAPYHALTNAGHISYIELDGDPTQNLDAFEKIVKHMAKVGIGYGSINHPVDRDPVCGFVGVIGDVCPRCGRSEGHAISCEKLEELRKKFPGMPAFRGIR, from the coding sequence ATGATTTTTACTGTCAAAAAGCGCGACGGCCGCGAGATGCCGTTCAACATCGAAAAGATTGCAGACGCTGTAATCAAGGCGTTTAGAGCCTCTGGCGAATTGGATGAACAGATAAAGGCTTCCCAAGCTCAGATGAATTTGCTCGGAAGCGATGACCTTCTGACAAACGTTGCTCTTAAGGTTGCTGCCGAAGCCGTTGGCCATCTCGAATCCGAAAACAAGACCAAGCCGGACATCGAAGAAATCCAGGATGCTGTTGAAAAGGCTTTGACCGAAGGCGGTTACGCCGATACCGCCAAGAGCTATATCTTGTACCGTGCCGAACGTACCCGCGTACGTGAAGTCAACACCCGCCTCATGCAGACGCTTCATGACATTACGTTCAGCTCTGCCAAGGAATCCGACCTCAAGCGCGAAAACGCCAATATCGATGGCGATACCGCCATGGGCACCATGCTCAAGTACGGTTCCGAATCCGCTAAGCACTTCTACACGATGATGATGCTCAAGCCGGAACACAGCCGCGCCCACATGGATGGTGACATTCACATCCATGACCTCGACTTCTATTCTCTTACGATGACCTGCTGCCAGATTGACCTCATTAAGTTGTTCAAGAACGGCTTCAACACAGGTCACGGTCACTTGCGTGAACCGAAGGATATCCGCAGCTACGCCGCTTTGGCCGCTATCGCCATTCAGAGTAACCAGAACGACCAGCACGGTGGACAGTCCGTGCCGAACTTTGATTACGCCATGGCAAACGGTGTGCGCATCACGTACCGCAAGGCTTACCTTTCGAACATGGTCAAGGCTCTCATGCTCTTGACGGGCAAGACCGAAGAAGAAATCCAGCCGGTGGTGAAAAAGCTCCACGGCGAAATGGCTGAAATGGGCATGGTCGCAACGCTCGTGCCGAATGAAAAGTTCCAGACAACTGAAGCCCACGAACTTTCCAAAACTTATGACGCCGAAACGGTAAAGAACGCCCAGAAGTTTGCCGAAAAGATGGCTTACGAAGAAACCGACAAGGCAACGTTCCAGGCAATGGAAGCTTTTGTCCACAACTTGAACTCCATGCACAGCCGCGCTGGTGCCCAGACTCCGTTCTCTAGCATCAACTATGGTATGTGCACGGAACCGGAAGCCCGCATGGTCATGAAGAACTTGCTCCTCACGACCGAAGAAGGCCTCGGCGGTGGTGAAACGGCTATCTTCCCGATCCAGATTTTCCGCGTCAAGGACGGCATCAACCTCAATCCGGGCGAACCGAACTACGACTTGTTCAAGCTCGCCTGCCGCGTGAGTGCCAAGCGCCTGTTCCCGAACTTTAGCTTCCAGGACGCTCCGTACAACCTGCAGTACTACAAGCCGGGTCATCCGGAAACCGAAATTTCGTACATGGGCTGCCGTACCCGCGTGATTGGCAACCATTACGACCCGAGCCGTGAAATCTCTTACGGCCGTGGCAACTTGAGCTTTACCTCGATTAACCTCCCGCGTATTGCCATCAAGATGAAGTCCGTGGACCTGTTCTTCAAGGAACTCGACCGCATGCTTCAGCTCGTGAGCGACCAGCTCATGGAACGCTTTGCCGTGCAGAGCCGCCGCAAGGTTAAGAACTTCCCATTCCTCATGGGACAGGGTGTGTGGATTGATTCCGACAAGCTCGGCTGGGAAGATACCGTGGGCGAAGTCATCAAGCACGGTACGCTCTCCATTGGCTTTATCGGCCTTGCTGAAACATTGGTGATGCTCACGGGCAAGCACCATGGCGAATCCGAAGCTTCCCAGGAACTCGGCCTCAAGATTATCGGCCACATGCGCGAATTCTGCGACAAGGAATCCGAACGCCTTGGCCTCAACTTCAGCTTGCTTGCAACACCGGCTGAAGGCCTCTCGGGCCGTTTTGTGCGCATGGATAAGAAGAAGTTTGGCATTATCCCGGGCGTTACCGACCGCGATTACTACACGAACTCTTTCCACGTGCCGGTCTACTACAAGATTTCCGCATTCAAGAAGCTCTCGCTCGAAGCCCCGTACCACGCGCTCACGAACGCTGGTCACATCAGCTACATCGAACTTGATGGCGACCCGACGCAGAACCTGGACGCTTTTGAAAAGATCGTGAAGCACATGGCGAAGGTCGGTATCGGTTATGGTTCCATCAACCATCCGGTGGACCGCGACCCGGTTTGCGGATTTGTGGGTGTGATTGGCGATGTGTGCCCGCGCTGCGGACGTAGTGAAGGCCACGCTATCTCTTGCGAAAAGCTCGAAGAACTTAGAAAGAAATTCCCTGGAATGCCCGCATTCAGAGGGATCAGATGA
- the nrdD gene encoding anaerobic ribonucleoside-triphosphate reductase — MILQGVQKMSEKEMSQYGEGVGFERIRRITGYLVGTVDRFNNAKRAEVNDRVKHGV, encoded by the coding sequence ATGATTTTACAAGGAGTGCAAAAAATGTCTGAAAAAGAAATGTCTCAGTATGGTGAAGGTGTCGGATTCGAACGCATCCGCCGCATTACAGGTTACCTCGTCGGTACAGTCGACCGCTTCAACAATGCCAAGCGCGCTGAAGTCAACGATCGCGTAAAGCACGGCGTATAA
- the nrdG gene encoding anaerobic ribonucleoside-triphosphate reductase activating protein, whose translation MDEYPPLRIAGIEPESFVDGPGIRLTVFTQGCHHNCPGCQNPQTHDFEGGHFIEREAIITMIKENPLLDGVTFSGGDPMDQAAALVPLAREIKERGLNLVIFTGYTYEQLMKLTPEKPELFELLSFADILIDGPFIMAKKSLDIKFRGSWNQRIIDVQKSLVEGHVVIHQIQLDEMAEHPDREYNT comes from the coding sequence ATGGATGAATATCCTCCACTGCGGATTGCAGGGATTGAGCCCGAATCATTCGTGGACGGTCCCGGAATCCGCTTGACTGTGTTTACTCAGGGCTGTCACCACAACTGCCCAGGTTGCCAGAATCCGCAGACTCATGATTTTGAGGGCGGACACTTTATCGAGCGCGAAGCGATCATCACGATGATCAAGGAAAATCCGTTGCTCGATGGCGTGACGTTTAGCGGAGGCGATCCGATGGACCAGGCGGCGGCACTTGTTCCGCTTGCACGCGAAATCAAGGAACGCGGTCTCAATCTCGTGATTTTCACGGGATACACGTACGAACAGCTGATGAAGCTTACGCCCGAAAAGCCGGAGCTCTTTGAATTGCTCTCGTTTGCGGACATCCTCATCGACGGTCCGTTTATCATGGCGAAAAAATCGCTGGACATTAAGTTCAGAGGTTCTTGGAACCAGCGCATTATCGATGTGCAAAAGAGCCTTGTCGAAGGCCACGTGGTCATCCACCAGATTCAATTGGACGAGATGGCGGAACACCCCGACAGGGAATACAATACGTAA
- a CDS encoding fibrobacter succinogenes major paralogous domain-containing protein: MSAIRYSFVAGVVVIAMLTACGDDVLNITELSEKASLDIVEKYKELPKCEESVYGSLNYVQDSSQVFACTSDGWVSLKGEKGAKGDEGKAGENGKNGEDGKNGESCTTKAVEGGVEVSCPGSEPVVIKNGDKGADGKSAYELSGTDKTLEEWLASLKGKDGESCTTKAVEGGVEVSCPGSEPVVIKNGTNGENGTSCNIVSDKDGVVTIQCGEGENAKTTELHKTVCGTKPFDPADKFCYAEELYDLCNGDKYDPERQFCAKFNDDAKMEQIYKMVTIAPEGTVYSETWMAENLNYKTENSWCGGGSGTTEGDCSVYGRLYTWTSAVGKTETECGYGQECNLGTGDIRGVCPEGWHLPSQEEWEDLFEAVGGQVVGGESTTAGAKLKSTSGWNDYRGESGNGSDAFGFSALPAGGRSNYGSYDYGGDFAIFWSSTKYDVYYAYLMNLRYDHEYASMIPLYKYYGFSVRCLKD; encoded by the coding sequence ATGAGCGCAATAAGATATTCTTTCGTGGCTGGCGTTGTTGTTATCGCCATGCTTACAGCATGCGGTGACGATGTCCTCAATATAACCGAATTGAGCGAGAAAGCATCTCTCGACATTGTCGAAAAATACAAGGAACTGCCGAAGTGTGAAGAGTCCGTTTACGGTTCATTGAATTACGTTCAGGATTCTTCGCAAGTATTCGCCTGCACTTCGGATGGCTGGGTGTCGCTCAAGGGTGAAAAGGGTGCCAAGGGTGACGAAGGCAAGGCCGGTGAAAACGGCAAGAACGGCGAAGACGGCAAGAACGGGGAATCCTGCACGACAAAGGCCGTCGAGGGTGGGGTTGAGGTGAGCTGCCCGGGGTCTGAGCCGGTCGTAATCAAGAACGGCGACAAGGGCGCCGACGGCAAGAGCGCTTACGAACTTTCGGGAACGGACAAGACGCTGGAAGAATGGCTCGCCTCGCTGAAGGGCAAGGACGGCGAGTCCTGCACGACAAAGGCCGTCGAGGGTGGGGTTGAGGTGAGTTGCCCGGGGTCTGAGCCGGTCGTAATCAAGAACGGAACGAACGGCGAGAACGGGACGAGTTGCAATATTGTAAGCGACAAGGACGGCGTCGTTACGATTCAATGTGGCGAAGGTGAAAATGCCAAGACCACTGAACTCCATAAGACCGTGTGCGGCACAAAACCGTTTGACCCTGCAGACAAGTTCTGCTATGCGGAGGAATTGTATGACCTGTGCAATGGCGATAAGTACGACCCAGAGCGTCAGTTCTGTGCCAAGTTTAATGACGATGCGAAAATGGAACAGATCTACAAAATGGTGACTATCGCTCCGGAAGGAACGGTTTACAGCGAGACCTGGATGGCCGAGAACCTGAACTACAAAACAGAGAACAGCTGGTGTGGTGGCGGAAGTGGAACGACGGAAGGCGATTGTTCTGTTTACGGTCGCCTGTACACGTGGACTTCGGCGGTCGGGAAGACCGAAACGGAGTGCGGTTATGGACAAGAATGCAATCTGGGCACGGGCGATATCCGCGGAGTCTGCCCCGAAGGCTGGCACCTGCCAAGCCAAGAAGAATGGGAAGACCTGTTTGAGGCTGTTGGCGGTCAAGTTGTTGGCGGTGAATCGACGACGGCCGGAGCCAAGCTCAAGTCCACAAGCGGCTGGAATGATTATAGAGGAGAAAGCGGCAATGGCTCGGATGCTTTCGGCTTTTCCGCGTTGCCCGCCGGCGGCAGGAGCAACTATGGCAGTTACGACTACGGAGGCGACTTCGCGATCTTCTGGAGT